In Synechococcus sp. KORDI-100, a single window of DNA contains:
- a CDS encoding DUF3303 domain-containing protein produces MQLYLADIQFDDIEMQKAAYAQFIELWDSGAMAKEDKFEGFELLFRVHAPGEGRVVVLCRAESDKQLFAHFAPWRAQFGMVIDFTPVISCQSVVDYHKDLFAKLGG; encoded by the coding sequence ATGCAGCTTTATCTGGCCGACATTCAGTTCGACGATATTGAAATGCAGAAGGCTGCTTACGCCCAGTTCATTGAGCTCTGGGACAGTGGTGCCATGGCGAAGGAAGATAAGTTCGAAGGTTTTGAACTGCTGTTCCGCGTGCATGCCCCCGGAGAGGGACGCGTCGTTGTGCTCTGCCGCGCCGAAAGTGACAAGCAACTCTTCGCCCACTTCGCTCCCTGGCGTGCACAATTCGGCATGGTGATTGATTTCACGCCCGTGATCAGCTGTCAGAGCGTGGTCGACTATCACAAGGACCTTTTTGCCAAGCTCGGCGGCTGA
- a CDS encoding bile acid:sodium symporter family protein, whose product MSLERFTLWFPLWTLLGAVLALLCPPLFVWFRGPLITVGLGVIMLGMGLGLAPQDFVRVGRRPWAILLGATAQFIVMPALAATLAWLLQLSPPLAVGLILVGCCPGGTASNVVALIARADVALSVVMTTVSTVAAVVMTPRLTELLASQYVPVNGWALFLKVVQVVLLPVAVGVLLKQGCPGVARRVEPVMPPLAVVLIVLIVASIVGSQRAELLQQGPQLLLACLLLHCGGFLLGYILPRLFRQQEAVRRTISIEVGMQNSGLAVVLARSGGFASPLTALPGAISAVIHCIIGSALAAGWRQSDPASDPSDR is encoded by the coding sequence ATGTCGCTGGAGCGTTTCACGCTGTGGTTCCCGCTTTGGACACTGCTTGGAGCGGTTCTTGCCTTGCTCTGCCCCCCTCTGTTCGTCTGGTTCCGCGGCCCGCTGATCACCGTGGGGCTGGGGGTGATCATGCTGGGGATGGGTCTGGGTCTGGCGCCGCAGGATTTCGTCAGAGTCGGTCGGCGTCCATGGGCGATCCTGCTTGGAGCGACTGCGCAGTTCATCGTCATGCCCGCTCTTGCCGCGACGCTGGCCTGGCTGCTGCAACTGTCTCCGCCCTTGGCGGTTGGTCTGATCCTGGTGGGCTGTTGTCCTGGGGGCACGGCCAGCAACGTCGTGGCCCTGATTGCCCGTGCTGACGTTGCACTCTCGGTGGTGATGACCACCGTGAGTACGGTCGCCGCGGTGGTGATGACGCCAAGGCTGACGGAACTTCTGGCCAGTCAGTACGTACCGGTGAACGGTTGGGCTCTCTTTCTGAAGGTGGTGCAGGTGGTGCTGCTGCCGGTGGCGGTTGGCGTGCTGCTGAAGCAGGGATGTCCTGGGGTGGCGCGCCGCGTCGAACCCGTGATGCCTCCGTTGGCTGTTGTGCTGATTGTGTTGATCGTCGCGAGCATCGTCGGCAGTCAGCGCGCGGAGCTCCTGCAGCAGGGGCCGCAGCTGTTGCTGGCCTGCCTGCTTCTGCATTGCGGCGGTTTCCTGCTGGGGTACATCCTGCCGAGGCTGTTCAGGCAGCAGGAGGCGGTGAGGCGCACCATCAGCATCGAAGTCGGCATGCAGAATTCAGGCCTGGCCGTGGTGCTGGCGCGAAGTGGGGGGTTTGCAAGCCCGCTCACAGCATTGCCGGGTGCAATTTCAGCGGTGATTCATTGCATCATCGGCAGTGCTCTGGCTGCGGGCTGGCGACAGTCGGATCCCGCTTCGGATCCATCAGATCGCTGA
- a CDS encoding 8-amino-7-oxononanoate synthase — protein MSHVDPARRRHLRTWRPGQEHWHLHSVTGSGTPLLDLASNDYLGLSRHPDLVNAATAALRLEGVGAGGSRLVTGSRPSHDELEQALASWLNRGRVLLFPSGFQANIAAVSALANRHSTVLADRLIHNSLLVGVRASGARLQRFAHNDLVDLERRLAACSDGGPAVVISESLFSMEGTSPDLDSLASLCAAYGARLLIDEAHALGVLGNGGRGLCHGLRHPVHLISGTFGKAFGSGGAFLAADDAMGEQLLQTSGAFRYTTAMAPPLVAGALAALKRIEAHPSWGDQLQTRASRWRDALERSGWSRPAGAGPILPLIVGADEVALGLQQKLETAGLLCIAIRPPTVPEGQARLRIVVRRDLPDNTLERFLTALSNP, from the coding sequence ATGAGCCATGTCGACCCGGCCCGACGTCGCCACCTGCGCACCTGGCGCCCAGGCCAGGAGCACTGGCACCTGCACAGCGTGACCGGATCCGGCACACCGCTGCTGGATCTGGCAAGCAATGACTATCTCGGTCTCAGCCGCCATCCCGACCTGGTGAACGCGGCAACCGCCGCCCTGCGGCTGGAGGGAGTGGGAGCAGGGGGTTCTCGGCTTGTGACGGGGAGCCGGCCGAGCCATGACGAACTGGAGCAGGCCCTGGCCAGCTGGCTGAATCGTGGGCGTGTGCTGCTGTTCCCCAGTGGTTTCCAGGCCAATATCGCCGCCGTCAGCGCCCTGGCCAATCGACACAGCACGGTGCTGGCCGATCGGTTGATTCACAACTCGCTCCTGGTCGGCGTTCGGGCCAGCGGCGCGCGGCTGCAGCGCTTCGCCCACAACGATCTTGTCGATCTCGAACGACGTCTGGCTGCCTGCAGTGACGGTGGGCCTGCGGTGGTGATCAGCGAAAGCCTGTTCAGCATGGAAGGGACAAGCCCGGATCTGGACTCGCTCGCAAGCCTCTGTGCTGCATACGGTGCGCGGCTTCTCATCGATGAAGCCCATGCCCTGGGCGTGCTGGGAAACGGCGGACGCGGACTGTGTCATGGACTCAGGCATCCAGTGCATCTGATCAGTGGCACCTTCGGCAAAGCCTTTGGCAGCGGTGGTGCCTTTCTGGCCGCTGATGACGCCATGGGGGAGCAACTGCTGCAGACCAGCGGGGCATTCCGATACACCACGGCGATGGCTCCACCACTGGTGGCTGGAGCACTGGCAGCCCTGAAGCGGATCGAGGCGCATCCCAGCTGGGGCGATCAACTGCAGACCAGAGCATCGCGCTGGCGGGATGCCCTGGAACGGAGTGGCTGGAGCAGGCCGGCAGGCGCAGGGCCGATCCTGCCGCTGATCGTGGGTGCAGACGAGGTCGCACTGGGCCTTCAGCAGAAACTGGAAACGGCGGGACTTCTCTGCATCGCCATCAGACCACCCACCGTTCCAGAGGGACAGGCCAGGCTGCGCATCGTTGTCCGGCGCGATCTGCCAGATAACACGCTGGAGAGATTTCTGACAGCTCTCTCCAATCCATGA
- a CDS encoding alpha/beta hydrolase, producing the protein MRQVIAMHGWAGDSSVWMLWSRHFEQRGWRWLSGERGYGSRSAQIPAWMDGSTRRLVICHSLGFHLLPASVLSVATDLVLLGGFACFAPEGVQGRRQKTALKGMGQALGTDQETVMLRRFLDRAASPFPLSALPPNALLQGISETGRQRLRDDLNLLANLSALPAGCPDHASVLVLQGDLDQIVPAETQELLTRSLEDRLGRRPTVLLQAGCGHALLTADALQRVLAWLERP; encoded by the coding sequence ATGAGGCAGGTGATCGCGATGCATGGATGGGCGGGAGACAGCAGTGTCTGGATGCTCTGGAGCCGCCACTTCGAGCAAAGGGGATGGCGGTGGCTCAGTGGAGAACGGGGCTATGGCTCCCGATCAGCTCAGATCCCCGCCTGGATGGATGGCTCGACTCGCCGACTTGTGATCTGCCATTCGCTGGGCTTCCACCTCCTGCCAGCCTCCGTCCTCTCGGTTGCCACCGACCTGGTTCTGCTGGGTGGATTCGCTTGTTTTGCTCCCGAGGGAGTCCAGGGCCGACGCCAGAAAACCGCGCTGAAGGGGATGGGCCAGGCACTGGGAACGGATCAGGAGACTGTGATGCTTCGGCGCTTCCTGGACCGTGCGGCATCGCCATTCCCACTGTCGGCCTTACCTCCGAATGCGCTTCTGCAGGGAATCAGCGAAACGGGCCGGCAACGCCTGCGCGACGACCTGAACCTGCTGGCCAACCTCAGCGCCTTGCCAGCAGGCTGCCCTGATCACGCGTCGGTTCTGGTTCTTCAGGGCGACCTTGATCAGATTGTTCCTGCCGAGACCCAGGAGCTGCTGACCCGGTCTTTGGAGGATCGCCTGGGGAGACGGCCGACCGTGCTGCTGCAGGCCGGCTGCGGTCACGCCCTCCTGACGGCTGATGCATTGCAACGGGTGCTGGCCTGGCTTGAAAGACCATGA
- a CDS encoding methyltransferase domain-containing protein: protein MSQFWRQQVLTRFDRAASHYDGEASLQRAIAERLACLCSRVAIPAGLWVDLGSGTGLLADALERRCPGQQVLRLDGSPAMLCQQGRRPSVMAFDLNNPLPTWPAPPSLLASSFVLHWLTCPPGTLQHWFDSLAADGWMALSVPVDGSFQQWHQAAARAGVACTAMPLPNQDDLLTCVSPSAVQHCSVLRFTQRSDHAIHLLKPMSAIGAGSTPSQGLTAASWRRLFRAWPQDLGSRRPGLTWRILILLLRR from the coding sequence ATGAGTCAGTTCTGGAGGCAGCAGGTCCTCACACGATTTGACAGGGCCGCCAGCCACTACGACGGTGAAGCAAGCCTGCAGCGTGCGATTGCCGAACGGTTGGCATGCCTCTGCTCACGGGTGGCGATTCCAGCAGGGCTCTGGGTTGACCTGGGAAGCGGTACGGGGCTGTTGGCGGATGCCCTGGAACGTCGGTGCCCGGGACAGCAGGTGCTGCGACTCGATGGCAGTCCCGCCATGCTCTGTCAACAGGGGCGACGACCATCGGTGATGGCGTTCGATCTCAACAACCCGCTGCCGACCTGGCCAGCTCCTCCGTCGCTGCTGGCTTCGAGCTTTGTGTTGCACTGGCTGACATGCCCGCCGGGGACCCTGCAGCACTGGTTCGACAGCCTGGCCGCCGATGGATGGATGGCTCTGAGCGTTCCGGTTGATGGCAGCTTTCAGCAATGGCATCAGGCTGCAGCTCGCGCCGGTGTCGCCTGCACGGCCATGCCGCTTCCGAATCAGGACGACCTGCTCACCTGCGTCTCCCCGTCCGCCGTTCAGCACTGCTCAGTGCTTCGGTTCACCCAGCGGTCTGACCATGCCATTCATCTCCTGAAACCCATGTCGGCGATTGGAGCTGGATCCACTCCATCCCAGGGGCTGACGGCGGCATCCTGGCGCCGACTGTTCCGCGCCTGGCCCCAAGACCTGGGCTCAAGGCGTCCAGGCCTCACCTGGCGGATTCTGATTCTGCTGCTCCGTCGATGA
- the bioD gene encoding dethiobiotin synthase, whose amino-acid sequence MQLVVCGTDTDVGKTVVSALLVQGLQASYWKPVQSGLEGGGDRSRVRQLLGLRDDRMLPEAYAFSQPVSPHWASELDASPLEPVRLALPTHPGALVVETAGGLLVPLNRNWLQIDQLQVWNLPIVLVARSGLGTLNHTLLSLEALRKRELNVLGLILNGPRHADNPRTLEQFGGVPVLAELPPLVPLSAETLAEQWQQQSLGPKFRQLEDQVSQ is encoded by the coding sequence ATGCAACTGGTGGTGTGCGGCACCGATACGGATGTCGGCAAGACCGTGGTGAGTGCGCTTCTCGTCCAAGGACTCCAAGCGAGTTACTGGAAACCTGTCCAGAGCGGACTGGAGGGCGGCGGCGATCGCAGCCGTGTTCGGCAGCTCCTGGGCCTCAGGGACGACCGAATGCTGCCTGAGGCCTATGCCTTCAGCCAACCGGTGTCGCCGCACTGGGCCTCTGAGCTTGACGCATCACCACTGGAACCAGTGCGTCTGGCTCTGCCGACACATCCGGGAGCTCTGGTTGTGGAAACCGCAGGCGGTCTTTTGGTTCCCCTCAACCGCAACTGGCTGCAGATCGATCAGCTGCAGGTCTGGAACCTGCCGATCGTGCTGGTGGCCCGCAGCGGGTTGGGCACCTTGAACCACACCCTGCTGAGTCTGGAAGCGTTGAGGAAACGGGAGCTCAATGTCCTGGGACTGATCCTCAATGGGCCGCGCCATGCCGATAACCCACGAACCCTGGAACAGTTCGGAGGCGTTCCGGTCCTGGCGGAACTGCCTCCGCTTGTCCCGCTGTCAGCGGAGACGCTGGCGGAGCAATGGCAGCAGCAGAGCCTTGGCCCTAAATTCCGGCAACTGGAGGATCAGGTATCGCAATGA
- the bioA gene encoding adenosylmethionine--8-amino-7-oxononanoate transaminase, whose product MVSVGPVTRHPNLWPPFTQIGSAAPQQRIQAGQGALLFPEGNGVPLIDAISSWWVTLHGHGHPVLAEAIAQQAHRLEQVIFADFCHEPAERLAERLSQITGLERLFFSDNGSTAVEVAIKMACQWWFNRGEARHQIIAFDGAYHGDTFGAMAVGERNLFSAPFNDKLFPVARVPWPATWWDDDAVDDREQAALDLLETCLERPTAAVILEPLLQGAGGMSMVRPDFLIQVQQRVRRAGALLIADEVLTGFGRCGDWFASRRAGIQPDLMALSKGLTGGCLPMGVTMASERVFEGFLGGEPQDTFWHGHSFTANPLGCAAANASLDLLEAAPERFLSFERRHRRHLEDLASHPRVKRPRLLGTVAAFDLNVEGCSGYLNPAGPTVKRLAMRQGVFLRPLGQVVYLMPPLCITDEQLDKCYLVLRNALDQL is encoded by the coding sequence ATGGTTTCGGTGGGACCTGTGACACGACATCCGAACCTGTGGCCCCCCTTCACCCAGATCGGTTCGGCAGCGCCGCAGCAACGGATCCAAGCCGGCCAGGGAGCCCTGCTGTTCCCGGAGGGAAATGGTGTCCCCCTGATTGATGCCATCAGCAGCTGGTGGGTCACCCTGCACGGGCATGGTCACCCTGTGCTGGCCGAGGCCATCGCACAGCAGGCCCATCGTCTGGAACAGGTGATCTTCGCTGACTTCTGCCATGAACCGGCGGAAAGGCTGGCAGAACGTCTCAGCCAGATCACCGGCCTTGAGCGTCTGTTCTTTTCCGACAACGGCTCTACCGCAGTGGAGGTTGCCATCAAGATGGCCTGCCAGTGGTGGTTCAACCGCGGCGAAGCCCGCCATCAGATCATCGCCTTCGACGGCGCTTATCACGGGGACACCTTCGGCGCGATGGCCGTAGGGGAACGCAACCTTTTCAGCGCTCCCTTCAACGACAAGCTGTTTCCGGTCGCCAGAGTGCCCTGGCCTGCCACCTGGTGGGATGACGATGCGGTTGATGACCGCGAGCAAGCCGCTCTCGACCTGCTGGAGACCTGCCTCGAAAGACCAACAGCCGCAGTGATTCTGGAGCCACTGCTACAGGGCGCAGGCGGCATGTCGATGGTGCGCCCGGACTTCCTGATCCAGGTACAGCAGCGTGTGCGCCGGGCGGGGGCGCTGTTGATCGCGGATGAGGTCCTGACAGGGTTCGGCCGCTGCGGCGACTGGTTCGCGAGCAGACGGGCGGGGATCCAGCCAGACCTGATGGCCTTGTCAAAGGGACTCACCGGCGGCTGCCTGCCGATGGGGGTGACCATGGCGAGCGAACGCGTCTTCGAGGGATTCCTGGGCGGAGAGCCACAGGACACCTTCTGGCACGGCCACAGCTTCACCGCCAATCCCCTCGGCTGCGCCGCTGCCAACGCCAGCCTTGACCTTCTCGAGGCCGCCCCCGAACGCTTTCTGAGCTTCGAGCGACGACACCGCCGCCATCTCGAAGACCTGGCGTCCCATCCGCGGGTGAAGCGACCAAGGCTGCTCGGGACGGTGGCGGCCTTCGACCTCAATGTGGAGGGTTGTTCCGGGTATCTGAATCCAGCAGGTCCCACCGTGAAACGGCTCGCCATGCGTCAGGGAGTGTTTCTCCGGCCACTGGGTCAGGTGGTGTATCTGATGCCTCCGTTGTGCATCACCGATGAACAGCTGGACAAGTGCTATCTGGTGCTTCGCAACGCCTTGGATCAGCTCTGA
- a CDS encoding DUF3143 domain-containing protein — MALEQWLRNLGAEPAPEAPSRWLLNTPTWTAELVLEQEDLRVTWLQPDDETRQCCLPYGLSRADVEAAIQAGP; from the coding sequence ATGGCCCTTGAGCAATGGCTGCGCAATCTCGGTGCTGAGCCCGCGCCGGAAGCTCCGAGTCGTTGGCTCCTGAACACGCCAACCTGGACTGCCGAACTGGTTCTCGAGCAGGAGGATCTGCGCGTGACCTGGCTGCAGCCCGACGATGAGACGCGTCAGTGTTGCCTGCCCTATGGCCTCTCCAGGGCGGATGTGGAGGCGGCGATTCAGGCCGGACCCTGA
- a CDS encoding J domain-containing protein, whose product MSLLNSRCHYERLGVASTADSETLRQAFRRRSKDLHPDTTALPADQAASEFQMLRQSYELLQDPERRRRYDEQRAHDRAAASTTGSPPPVRSGDGWSGIGERRPLSGGEWFSLLLLLLALLISVVLGLGVASAQGRSWQVSPGWMSTGQTQGVMSSQPPDASPADGSDTSESALADGP is encoded by the coding sequence GTGTCGTTGTTGAACTCCCGCTGCCATTACGAGCGGTTGGGAGTCGCCAGTACGGCGGATTCCGAAACCCTGCGCCAGGCATTCCGACGGCGGAGCAAGGATCTGCATCCAGACACCACAGCACTTCCTGCTGATCAGGCGGCGTCTGAGTTTCAGATGCTGCGTCAGTCTTATGAGCTTCTGCAGGATCCAGAGCGCCGCCGTCGTTACGACGAGCAGCGTGCTCATGATCGAGCAGCCGCTTCCACGACCGGTTCGCCGCCACCGGTTCGGTCAGGGGATGGCTGGAGTGGCATTGGGGAGCGTCGACCCCTCTCCGGTGGTGAATGGTTCTCCTTGTTGCTGCTGTTGCTGGCGCTGCTGATCAGCGTGGTGCTCGGGCTTGGTGTGGCATCGGCACAGGGTCGTTCCTGGCAGGTTTCTCCAGGCTGGATGTCCACTGGCCAGACTCAGGGGGTGATGTCCTCCCAGCCGCCCGATGCCAGCCCTGCCGACGGATCGGACACCTCTGAATCAGCACTCGCTGATGGCCCTTGA
- the rsmG gene encoding 16S rRNA (guanine(527)-N(7))-methyltransferase RsmG, giving the protein MEQSSGPARDLWTALGWEPSPDQLQDLIRLQELLRQWNQQLNLTRLVEGEDYWINQVFDSLWPLTEELKSSSSLRECIDVGTGGGFPGLAIAIALPGTRMTLVDSVGRKTAAVQAMASALGLSKRIRIRTERIEASGHDRDCRGRFDLAVARAVAAAPVVAEYLVPLLRSNGEALLYRGQWGDTDSADLTKALEPLRARIHDVQRLQLPSGRGIRHVLRIRCVSRCPDIYPRPVGIPSKVPLGSAP; this is encoded by the coding sequence ATGGAGCAGTCCAGTGGACCCGCGCGCGATCTCTGGACAGCGCTGGGATGGGAGCCATCGCCGGACCAGTTGCAGGATCTGATCAGGCTGCAGGAGCTGCTGCGGCAGTGGAACCAACAACTCAATCTGACCCGATTGGTGGAGGGTGAGGACTACTGGATCAACCAGGTGTTCGACAGCCTCTGGCCGTTGACGGAAGAACTGAAGTCGAGCAGCTCATTGCGGGAATGCATCGATGTGGGAACGGGAGGCGGATTCCCCGGGCTAGCGATTGCGATCGCCCTGCCCGGAACTCGGATGACCCTGGTTGATTCGGTTGGCCGCAAAACGGCTGCAGTGCAGGCCATGGCATCAGCCCTGGGGCTTTCAAAGCGCATCCGGATCCGCACCGAGAGAATTGAAGCCAGCGGTCATGACAGGGACTGCCGCGGCCGCTTCGATCTGGCCGTGGCCCGGGCCGTCGCTGCCGCTCCCGTGGTTGCGGAATATCTGGTGCCGTTGCTGCGAAGCAATGGCGAAGCACTGTTGTATCGAGGCCAGTGGGGTGACACCGATTCAGCCGATCTGACCAAGGCTCTGGAGCCGTTGAGGGCAAGAATCCACGATGTTCAGAGGCTGCAGCTGCCCTCCGGTCGCGGCATTCGGCATGTGCTGCGCATTCGGTGTGTCAGCCGCTGTCCGGACATCTATCCAAGGCCGGTCGGCATACCCAGCAAAGTGCCTCTGGGAAGCGCTCCGTGA
- a CDS encoding aldo/keto reductase, whose translation MTNSIPTRRFGRTDLAMPVLSLGGMRFQKSWSDLPAKDIDTQSQRNLQDTLQRAADCGFHHVETARHYGSSERQLGWAIPQVPDSDRILQSKVPPRDDPDEFEEMLALTFQRLGCQRLDLLALHGINLPRHLDQTLRPGGCLEVVRRWQQEGRIGHVGFSTHGPTDLITAAIQSDVFDYVNLHWYYIDQANAAALDAARQQDIGVFIISPTDKGGHLHTPSQRLRDLCSPLHPIVFNDLFCLNDPRVHTISIGAARPSDLDLHLEALERLADASALIEPVHRRLCKAAADALGEDWLGSWRQGLPNWRETPGQINVPILLWLHNLLEAWDLESYTQSRYRLLGQGSHWFPGANADALDASVSEDELRQVLTRSPWSNRIPDLLRGLRHRLAGDPQQRLTTA comes from the coding sequence ATGACGAACTCGATTCCGACCCGTCGGTTCGGACGCACCGACCTGGCCATGCCGGTTCTGTCGCTTGGGGGAATGCGCTTTCAGAAGAGTTGGAGCGATCTGCCTGCGAAAGACATCGACACCCAGTCCCAGCGCAACCTTCAGGACACCCTTCAACGTGCGGCGGATTGCGGCTTTCATCACGTTGAAACCGCCCGTCATTACGGCAGCTCAGAGCGCCAACTGGGTTGGGCCATTCCTCAGGTGCCGGATTCAGATCGCATCCTGCAGAGCAAGGTCCCACCTCGGGATGACCCCGACGAGTTCGAAGAGATGTTGGCCCTCACCTTTCAAAGACTGGGGTGCCAGCGACTTGATCTCCTGGCCCTCCATGGCATCAATCTGCCCCGTCATCTCGACCAGACCCTGCGTCCAGGCGGTTGCCTGGAGGTGGTGCGCCGCTGGCAGCAGGAGGGACGGATCGGTCATGTCGGGTTCTCCACCCACGGCCCCACCGACCTCATCACAGCGGCGATTCAGTCCGACGTCTTCGACTACGTCAACCTTCACTGGTATTACATCGACCAGGCCAATGCAGCGGCGCTCGATGCTGCACGTCAGCAGGACATCGGCGTGTTCATTATCAGCCCGACGGACAAGGGAGGCCATCTACACACTCCCTCTCAGCGACTCAGGGACCTGTGTTCGCCATTGCACCCGATCGTCTTCAACGACCTGTTCTGTCTCAACGATCCCCGGGTGCACACCATCAGCATCGGTGCGGCTCGTCCCTCTGATCTCGACCTCCATCTGGAGGCCCTCGAGCGCCTGGCCGATGCCTCGGCGCTGATCGAACCGGTGCATCGACGCCTCTGCAAGGCAGCAGCTGACGCCCTCGGCGAAGACTGGCTGGGCAGCTGGCGTCAGGGCTTGCCCAACTGGCGTGAGACGCCAGGTCAGATCAACGTTCCCATCCTGCTCTGGCTGCACAACCTTCTGGAAGCCTGGGACCTGGAGAGTTACACCCAGTCCCGTTACCGGCTGCTCGGCCAGGGCAGCCACTGGTTCCCTGGGGCCAATGCCGATGCCCTGGACGCATCTGTCTCGGAGGATGAACTGCGCCAGGTCCTGACGCGAAGCCCTTGGTCGAATCGCATTCCAGACCTTCTCAGAGGTCTGCGGCACCGGCTTGCCGGGGATCCTCAACAGAGGCTGACCACCGCCTGA
- a CDS encoding ferredoxin produces MGRLNPIDPAQQAFSAQAHRPSAANGREPLLGGELRDQAVWVDEAVCIGCRYCAHVACNTFVVEANHGRSRAIRQDGDTTERIQEAIDTCPVDCIHWVPFEDLDALRAELATQTLQPLGMPRPTGHRRLKPRARG; encoded by the coding sequence CTGGGACGCCTGAATCCGATAGACCCGGCGCAGCAGGCATTCTCTGCTCAGGCCCACCGTCCATCCGCGGCGAATGGCCGAGAGCCATTGCTCGGGGGTGAGTTGCGTGATCAGGCTGTCTGGGTGGATGAAGCGGTCTGCATCGGATGCAGATATTGCGCTCACGTGGCCTGCAACACCTTTGTGGTCGAAGCCAATCACGGCCGTTCCCGAGCGATCCGTCAGGACGGGGACACCACCGAAAGGATCCAGGAAGCCATCGACACCTGTCCGGTGGATTGCATTCACTGGGTTCCCTTTGAAGACCTTGACGCCCTGCGCGCAGAGCTGGCCACCCAGACCTTGCAGCCCCTGGGGATGCCCCGACCGACAGGACATCGACGGCTGAAACCTCGCGCACGGGGATGA
- a CDS encoding DUF1257 domain-containing protein: MSHFSTVKTELRQLEPLVKSLKELGYSPEQGQYPVRGYQGQTVTADIAVPMSSSGDLGFRWNEQSGSYELVTDLDLWKQTIPVERFLAQLTQRYALNTVLAATSLEGFEVAEQTVAVDGAIELVVTRWDA; this comes from the coding sequence ATGTCGCACTTCAGCACCGTCAAGACCGAACTGCGTCAGTTGGAGCCCCTGGTGAAATCCCTCAAGGAGCTCGGTTATTCCCCGGAACAGGGTCAATATCCGGTGCGTGGCTACCAGGGCCAAACCGTGACAGCGGACATCGCAGTGCCGATGTCATCCAGTGGTGATCTTGGTTTTCGCTGGAATGAGCAGAGTGGTTCCTACGAGCTCGTGACCGATCTGGATCTCTGGAAACAGACGATTCCAGTGGAACGCTTTCTGGCACAACTGACCCAGCGTTATGCCCTGAACACGGTTCTTGCCGCCACCAGTCTCGAGGGATTCGAAGTGGCTGAGCAGACGGTCGCCGTTGATGGTGCCATCGAGCTGGTGGTGACCCGCTGGGACGCCTGA
- a CDS encoding DUF2997 domain-containing protein, which produces MPQRTIRFTIRPDGRVEETVEGFTGEACQQLTERVENALGSVQRREPTADAFVKQESQSQALTTSFS; this is translated from the coding sequence ATGCCCCAGAGAACCATCCGCTTCACGATCAGACCTGACGGTCGTGTCGAAGAGACGGTTGAAGGGTTCACCGGCGAAGCGTGTCAGCAACTCACCGAACGCGTGGAGAACGCTCTCGGCAGCGTCCAGCGGCGTGAGCCCACTGCTGATGCCTTCGTGAAGCAGGAGTCTCAGTCCCAGGCCCTCACCACCTCTTTCTCCTGA
- a CDS encoding HEAT repeat domain-containing protein — MTDGSGQQRDQSLSRLSIDPDLLAQELAAEENLDPLDSIEPDSEAGNSLDVARACDQALVCLGLGHEERLQGLRVFCEHRDPRAVPQLLSLLKLPCPVERMSAVYALGRNPSPPAVEPLLQLLQLDSNAYVRKAAAWSLGNYPDAPILNPLMRALQTDVAAVRLWCPGSLAEAGSRSPAKADPAAGQLLISLRIDSEPVVRSNCIWALGRLHELLVEPRQQEIVEACVSALLHDGEASVRDEARTALEQLEDPDVLARLHTLIEDGFFP; from the coding sequence ATGACAGACGGTTCCGGCCAGCAACGTGATCAGAGCCTTTCGAGGTTGTCGATCGATCCGGATCTGCTGGCTCAGGAACTGGCTGCTGAGGAAAACCTGGATCCACTCGATTCGATCGAGCCGGACAGTGAGGCCGGGAATTCACTGGACGTGGCCCGAGCCTGTGATCAGGCACTGGTCTGTCTGGGACTCGGCCATGAGGAGCGGCTGCAGGGTCTGCGGGTGTTTTGTGAACATCGCGACCCAAGAGCTGTTCCACAGCTGTTGTCTCTCCTGAAGCTGCCCTGTCCGGTTGAGCGGATGAGTGCGGTGTATGCGCTTGGCAGGAACCCATCTCCTCCAGCGGTCGAGCCGCTGCTGCAGCTGCTCCAGCTCGACAGCAATGCCTATGTGCGCAAGGCGGCTGCCTGGAGTCTTGGCAACTATCCGGACGCACCCATTCTGAATCCACTGATGCGCGCGCTCCAGACGGATGTGGCTGCCGTGCGTCTCTGGTGTCCAGGATCCCTGGCGGAAGCCGGCAGCCGTTCACCCGCCAAGGCTGATCCCGCGGCAGGGCAGCTGCTTATCAGCCTGCGTATCGACAGCGAGCCCGTGGTGCGCAGCAACTGCATCTGGGCCCTGGGACGGTTGCACGAACTTCTGGTGGAGCCGCGTCAGCAGGAAATCGTCGAAGCCTGTGTCTCCGCCCTGCTTCATGACGGGGAAGCCTCGGTTCGCGATGAGGCCCGTACAGCGTTGGAACAGCTTGAGGATCCAGATGTTCTGGCCCGACTGCACACCTTGATCGAAGATGGATTCTTCCCTTGA